The Phycobacter azelaicus sequence ACCCGCCAATACGAGATCTCAATGAAGCTCCGAAAGAAGGTCGAGATGCTCTTCGCTCACCTCAAACGCATTCTCGGCCTCGGGCGGCTCCGATTACGCGGACCATGCGGTGCAAATGACGAATTCCTCCTCGCCGCAACCGCCCAAAACCTCCGCAAACTGGCAAAGATCTTTCCCGCACCGCAGCAAACGCGCAAAGCCTGATAGAAAAGGCGCTCGCGCTATGTTCAGCACCGCGCTTTCTGCGTCAGCAACACGTTGTTTTTCCACAGAATCAGCCCAAAGTGAACAATGCTGCATCGCGTTCCAATGTAGGCTCTCATAGCCGAGGATGAAAAAGTGACAAAATCAAACCGAGTTTCGCCAAGGGTTTGTGGCAGAGTATCGACACCGGTAAGATCCAAAATGCTTGTAAAATTGGCCTGTGATCTGTCAGATGCCAGCGGCAGAAGGAGAGCCATCCCTTCACGAGGACTTGATCATCGCTCATAAATGAGGCCTTGAACCTATAGTGGCTTGAGGTTCTACAAGGCACTCGAGGCATCCAAGCCGCGGCTGGAGGTGCACAAACAATTTCTTTGGAGTAGGACCTATGCTGACCCGGCGCCATTTCATTTCCACGTCCACTGCGATGTTTTCGTTACCGATCGCGGGACCGGCTTTGGCCAGTAGCTGGCCAACGACCGGCCAAAAAGCGTCGTGGGATTCTCAGGTAACGCCCAGCAACTATGACCCGGCGACATCCAATCCGTGGGGGCTGCATCCCCGTTTCTTGCCGCAACGTGTTGCTGCGAAAGATGGCCTTGTGCCAGGTGACATCCATGTCGATGCAGTCGCCCGCTATCTCTATCACATTGAAGAAGGTGGTACAGCGATGCGGTATGGAGTGGCGATCGCGCGTGGAAATCTCTACGAACCAGGAACCTACACCATTCGGCGAAAGGTCGAATGGCCACACTGGACCCCAACAGCGTCAATGATCGAACGAAATCCGGAAAACGCAGAATTTGCGGATGGGATGGAGCCGGGGCCGAAGAATGCACTCGGGTCACGTGCTCTTTATCTCTACGTTGGCAACCGAGACACTTACCTTCGCATCCACGGGACACCTAAACCTTGGTCGATTGGCGGTCGAGCGAGTTCTGGCTGCGTCCGGATGGTCATGGCACATATCAATGATCTCTATTCAAACGTCGCCATAGGGTCGACCGTATACCTGTATTCTGCCGAACAGAGTGTTGTTTCGGACAGCTAGTGCAGGATTGTGACGCGTTGATCTTCGCTCCGGCCCTCAACGTGGGCCGGAGATGTCAGGAAGATCGTTACGTTTACCGAGCAACACAAATCGGGTTGCCACCAGCGGTTCTGAGGGGAAGCAAGGTCTTTTCTACGGGTCCGTTGTGTTCATACCAGTAGCATCCGTCTTCTTCGCGGAGCCGGGCTGTTGCAAGGTTTTGACTTGGATCAGCCAGTTCCACGATAGCCTCTGGCACGTTTCCGATTTTTTGGGATCCGTTCTGATCTGTCGTCGCGCATGCGCCAAGCAGCAGTACCCCAAGTAGCGGTAGTCCGATCGGTCCGGCAAATTGCTGAGTCTTCATAAATTCCTTGTCGCCTTTCTTCGTTGATTGCGTGTCCGCCGATTGGTTTTATACTCGCGCGCCCCTTGGCAGCCGAAAACTATATACGAAACAAAATACCTCTTGAACCTCTAGCGACTGTAGGAGTTATGGTCCAGCCAAGCAATGATTCTGGAGATGCCGAATGGCCGCCAAAACTGAAACTGTGGTATCTGAAGTACACCCAACTGATAGAGCCAAGTCAGAAACATGTGCAAGTGAACATGCCTGCTGTGGAGGAAGCCATTCACACGAAGAGTTTGGTCCCGTGCCACAAGATGGAGCGGGCCGGAGTTTTCAGGTCAGCGGTCTTGATTGCGCAGAAGAAGTGGCGATCCTCAACAAGGTCGTTGGACCGAAAGTCGGCGGGGCGGAGCACCTGGCATTCGATGTCATCAACGGACGCATGATCATACTCCACAGCGCTGCCGCAGTGTCGGATGGAGAGATCACTCAACTGGTTGCGACCACGGGTATGAGCGCAAAACCCTGGGATGCCGAGAACGCTTCGGAGGATCAAGCTGCGCATCTTGCCCGTCAGCGCCTGTTCACAATGCTGAGCGGAGGCTTTTGGGCGGCAGGATTTCTGTATCACATCGCAGAAACCGGGATGGGCGGTGCGATCGGTCTCTTTTCCGGCCATGGAGAAGCAGTGATGCCTTTGGTCGAAGCGGGGCTTTTTGCTATCGCGATCCTGGCTGGCGTTTGGCTTGTCGCCCCGAAGGCGTGGTCATCCGCGCGGCGCGTATCGCCCGACATGAACCTCTTGATGGTGGTCGCTGTGGCCGGGGCTATCGGCCTTGGCGAGTTTTTCGAGGCGGCAACGGTCGCGTTCTTCTTCTCTCTCTCGCTGTACCTTGAAAGCTGGAGTGTCGGGCGGGCGCGGAACGCTGTCTCGGCTTTGCTCGACCTAGCGCCACCTACTGCAAGGGTTGTCTACGAAGATGGTTCTGAAGCAGATGTTCCGGCGTCAGCCGTCGCCATCGATGCACATTTCGTGGTGCGTGGCGGGGACCGCATTCCATTGGACGGGCAAGTGATCGAAGGCGCCGGGGCCGTTGATCAAGCCCCGATCACTGGCGAAAGCGCATTGGTGCCGAAGGAGCCGGGTGACGAGGTCTATGCGGGCACGATCAATGGCGAGGGCACGCTGACGGTACGCGCGACCAGGGCGGCCTCCGACACGGTGCTCGCCAAGATCATCCGCATGGTAGGCGACGCCCACACCCGCCGCGCGCCCGTGGAGCAATGGGTGGCGAAATTTGCGCGCGTCTATACGCCCATCGTGATGGCGCTCGCCATTGCCGTCGCGATGCTGCCACCGCTCGTATTTGGTGGAGCCTGGGATGACTGGTTCTACAACGCCCTCGTCCTTCTGGTGATCGCCTGCCCTTGTGCGCTGGTCATTTCGACGCCCGTGTCCATCGTCGCCGCGCTCACAGCCTCGGCCCGCGCCGGGGTGCTGATCAAGGGCGGTGCTTATGTCGAAGCTCCGGGACGCACTTCAGCCTTGGCCATGGACAAGACCGGTACGATCACCATCGGCGAGCCTGAAGTTGCTGCAATGTATCCGCTAGGGAATGCGTCGACGCAGGATCTGATGGGCGTAGCGGCGGCGCTTGAAGCGCGATCCTCCCACCCGTTAGCGCGCGCTATCCTTGTACGTGCAGAAGTCGACGGCCTTGATGTATCCGCGGCGGACGATACGCGGACCGTACCGGGGCGTGGGCTTGAAGGCAGGGTACAGGATCGGGCGGTCTGGCTCGGCTCTGACCGGTTCGCCGAGGAAAAAGGGCTTGGAAGTGCCATTCCGACAGACCTTCGGCACCGTATCGAAGTTGCCGGTAGTACGTTGGTGGCTGTTGGTGATGCAAATGGGGTGATGGGTATTCTGGAACTGCGCGACCGCATCCGCCCCGACGCCAAGGGAATCGTGGCTCGTCTGCATGCGCAGGGCGTGAAAACCATCGTCATGCTGACGGGCGACAATGAACGCACCGCGCGCGCGGTCGCGACAGAGGTCGGCATCGACGAGGTGCGCGCGGAGCTTCTGCCCGAGGACAAGGTGACGGCCATCGAAGACCTGGTCGAAGCGCACGATATGGTGGCCATGATTGGCGATGGCGTAAACGATGCCCCCGC is a genomic window containing:
- a CDS encoding L,D-transpeptidase, which produces MLTRRHFISTSTAMFSLPIAGPALASSWPTTGQKASWDSQVTPSNYDPATSNPWGLHPRFLPQRVAAKDGLVPGDIHVDAVARYLYHIEEGGTAMRYGVAIARGNLYEPGTYTIRRKVEWPHWTPTASMIERNPENAEFADGMEPGPKNALGSRALYLYVGNRDTYLRIHGTPKPWSIGGRASSGCVRMVMAHINDLYSNVAIGSTVYLYSAEQSVVSDS
- a CDS encoding heavy metal translocating P-type ATPase, which encodes MVSEVHPTDRAKSETCASEHACCGGSHSHEEFGPVPQDGAGRSFQVSGLDCAEEVAILNKVVGPKVGGAEHLAFDVINGRMIILHSAAAVSDGEITQLVATTGMSAKPWDAENASEDQAAHLARQRLFTMLSGGFWAAGFLYHIAETGMGGAIGLFSGHGEAVMPLVEAGLFAIAILAGVWLVAPKAWSSARRVSPDMNLLMVVAVAGAIGLGEFFEAATVAFFFSLSLYLESWSVGRARNAVSALLDLAPPTARVVYEDGSEADVPASAVAIDAHFVVRGGDRIPLDGQVIEGAGAVDQAPITGESALVPKEPGDEVYAGTINGEGTLTVRATRAASDTVLAKIIRMVGDAHTRRAPVEQWVAKFARVYTPIVMALAIAVAMLPPLVFGGAWDDWFYNALVLLVIACPCALVISTPVSIVAALTASARAGVLIKGGAYVEAPGRTSALAMDKTGTITIGEPEVAAMYPLGNASTQDLMGVAAALEARSSHPLARAILVRAEVDGLDVSAADDTRTVPGRGLEGRVQDRAVWLGSDRFAEEKGLGSAIPTDLRHRIEVAGSTLVAVGDANGVMGILELRDRIRPDAKGIVARLHAQGVKTIVMLTGDNERTARAVATEVGIDEVRAELLPEDKVTAIEDLVEAHDMVAMIGDGVNDAPAMARAHYAIAMGAVGSDAAIETADIALMTDDIGRVPWLIGHSRRAMSIIRQNIATSLATKAVFVVATAFGMASMWGAIAADVGVSLLVVANALRLLNGHHAETPPKGGDRVGDRLAEGALAHGH